A single window of Sphingobacterium sp. ML3W DNA harbors:
- a CDS encoding CofH family radical SAM protein, translating into MNVNNLLEKALKFEFLTKEEGMYLYHHAATADLTYVANELRKIQVPHGKVTWQIDRNVNTTNVCIANCKFCNFFRRPGHEDSYITDIETYKQKIEETFLYGGDQLLLQGGHHPDLGLAFYTDLFKQLKDLYPTLKLHSLGPPEIAHVAKLENLSHIEVLTAMKEAGLDSLPGAGAEILNDRVRRLISKGKCGGKEWLDVMRAAHQIDLPTSATMMFGHIETIEERFEHFVWVREVQAEKPEGHFGFTAFIPWPFQDDGTLLKRLRGITNDVTGEEYIRMIALSRIMLPNIKNIQASWLTVGKRTAQLCLHAGANDFGSIMIEENVVSAAGAPHRFTANSIQQAIKEAGFEPQLRTQRYEFRELPEHMVEQVINY; encoded by the coding sequence ATGAATGTAAACAATTTATTAGAAAAAGCCTTAAAATTTGAGTTCTTAACCAAAGAAGAAGGCATGTATTTATATCATCATGCAGCTACGGCAGACTTAACTTATGTTGCTAATGAATTACGCAAGATACAAGTGCCACATGGTAAAGTTACTTGGCAAATCGACCGTAATGTAAATACTACAAATGTGTGTATTGCAAACTGTAAATTCTGTAATTTCTTTCGTCGCCCTGGTCATGAGGATAGTTACATCACAGATATTGAAACCTATAAACAAAAAATTGAGGAAACCTTCTTATATGGTGGAGATCAATTATTGTTACAGGGTGGACATCATCCAGATCTAGGTTTGGCGTTCTATACCGATCTTTTCAAGCAATTAAAAGACCTTTACCCTACGCTGAAACTACATTCCTTAGGCCCTCCGGAAATAGCCCATGTCGCTAAATTAGAGAACTTGTCCCACATTGAAGTTTTAACAGCAATGAAAGAAGCTGGCTTGGATTCACTACCTGGTGCTGGAGCTGAAATCTTAAACGATCGCGTAAGACGTTTGATTTCAAAAGGAAAATGTGGTGGTAAAGAATGGTTAGATGTTATGCGTGCAGCACATCAAATAGATCTTCCTACTTCTGCGACCATGATGTTTGGCCATATCGAAACTATCGAAGAGCGTTTTGAACACTTTGTTTGGGTAAGAGAAGTGCAAGCTGAGAAGCCAGAAGGACACTTCGGTTTTACGGCATTTATTCCTTGGCCATTTCAAGATGATGGTACTTTATTAAAAAGACTCCGAGGAATTACAAATGATGTGACTGGGGAAGAATATATCCGTATGATAGCTTTAAGTAGAATCATGCTTCCTAATATCAAGAATATTCAAGCTTCTTGGTTGACCGTTGGAAAAAGAACTGCTCAACTATGTCTACATGCTGGGGCTAATGATTTTGGTTCGATTATGATTGAGGAAAATGTTGTTTCTGCAGCTGGTGCCCCACATCGATTTACGGCTAATTCAATTCAACAAGCAATAAAAGAAGCTGGTTTTGAACCGCAACTTAGAACGCAACGTTATGAGTTTCGCGAACTTCCTGAACATATGGTTGAACAAGTTATCAATTATTAA
- a CDS encoding D-alanyl-D-alanine carboxypeptidase, whose translation MIGFKKVVTILILIINSYGVYAQDFADVYEKLQQSKILNDHFFGFSLYDLDENQFLVDVNGHKYFTPASNTKIFTLYTALEMLGDSIPGIQYIEKGDSLLFWGTGDPTFLHSKMDSHIVYNFLKNSNKKLFYVPTKMQNKFFAAGWAMDDFDAYYQPEIATLPIYGNVVTFRGTANNQMRVVPTHFQDMLHTEESLDKGKFSMSRSFTENRFLKSRETVPNKYVNEVPFKSSASLVVKLLSDTLGKMVEIIDYNKPVTVKTIYSNATSYVLREMMLPSDNYLAEQILMMASLQKFEKFDTYLVRDWMKQNYYKRFADEVVLHDGSGLSCYNKVTPKSMIELLIAVKQKVPDESNRFKLFSAGGVDGTLKRAYSTDRGVPFVFAKSGTITSVYCQSGYLITRSGKKLAFSFLNNNFIDEKNSEIRQEMVAIMTYIRQNY comes from the coding sequence ATGATAGGATTCAAGAAAGTAGTAACTATTCTTATTTTAATTATAAATAGTTACGGTGTTTATGCTCAGGACTTTGCTGATGTTTATGAGAAGTTGCAACAGTCTAAGATATTGAACGATCATTTTTTTGGTTTCTCACTCTATGATTTGGATGAAAATCAATTTCTGGTCGATGTGAACGGGCATAAATATTTTACACCAGCTTCTAACACTAAGATTTTCACACTTTATACTGCATTAGAAATGCTTGGCGATTCTATACCAGGTATTCAGTACATTGAAAAAGGAGATTCGCTTTTGTTTTGGGGAACTGGTGATCCTACATTTTTACATAGTAAAATGGATTCCCATATTGTATACAACTTTTTGAAAAACTCAAATAAGAAGCTTTTTTATGTACCAACCAAGATGCAGAATAAGTTTTTTGCAGCGGGTTGGGCCATGGATGATTTTGATGCCTATTACCAACCAGAGATTGCCACACTTCCCATTTACGGGAATGTAGTTACCTTTCGAGGTACCGCTAATAATCAAATGCGTGTAGTCCCTACTCATTTTCAAGATATGCTGCACACTGAAGAATCGCTTGATAAAGGTAAATTTTCAATGAGTAGGTCGTTTACTGAAAATAGATTTTTAAAATCGAGAGAAACGGTGCCGAATAAATATGTCAACGAAGTCCCTTTTAAATCCTCAGCATCTTTAGTGGTTAAATTATTGTCAGATACATTGGGGAAAATGGTAGAGATTATAGACTATAATAAGCCAGTTACGGTAAAAACAATTTATTCCAATGCTACAAGCTATGTTCTGCGCGAAATGATGCTACCCAGCGATAATTATTTGGCGGAACAAATCCTGATGATGGCCTCCCTGCAAAAGTTTGAAAAATTTGATACGTATCTAGTTCGAGATTGGATGAAGCAAAATTATTATAAGCGTTTTGCTGATGAAGTTGTCTTGCATGATGGTTCAGGTCTGTCGTGCTATAATAAAGTCACACCTAAAAGTATGATTGAGCTTTTGATAGCTGTGAAACAAAAAGTTCCAGATGAATCGAATCGGTTTAAGCTGTTTTCAGCAGGAGGTGTCGATGGAACGTTGAAAAGGGCATATAGCACAGACAGAGGTGTCCCATTTGTATTCGCGAAGTCGGGTACGATCACTTCTGTTTATTGTCAGAGTGGATATCTCATCACCAGATCAGGTAAGAAGCTGGCCTTCTCGTTCTTAAATAATAATTTTATCGACGAAAAGAACAGTGAAATACGCCAGGAAATGGTCGCTATCATGACCTATATAAGACAAAATTATTAA
- a CDS encoding MFS transporter — translation MSIVQKNNKKLIRSWAMFDWANSAYNLVITSTIFPVYYTTITNTKEHGDVVHFFGIEFVNTALSNFALAIAYLLMALTLPFISSYADANGKKKQIMKLFTVIGAIACMGLFFFKLETLEIGIICFVIAAMGYIGGVLFNNSYLPLIATVDQQDKVSAQGFSYGYVGCVTLQILCFIIVLKPEWFGISDPSLPARISFLMVGLWWLGFSLIPFKYLPNIPATSKGLGLSLLGKVKSEILSVWGHIQHIAEIKKFLPAYFFYSIGVQTLMIVASAFGEKILHLGATKLIGTILLIQLVAIAGAYLMSALSARIGNIKVLMLVVVIWIGICVSAYFLKTELQFYILAALVGLVMGGIQSLSRSTFSKLIPEDIQDTTAFFSFYDVTEKLAIVVGLFSFALIEQITHNIRYSALSLSLFFVIGLLLLMRLLRYNKS, via the coding sequence ATGTCGATTGTACAAAAAAACAATAAAAAATTAATTCGTTCATGGGCGATGTTCGATTGGGCCAACTCGGCCTATAATTTGGTGATTACATCGACAATTTTTCCAGTTTATTATACAACGATTACCAATACAAAAGAGCATGGGGATGTGGTTCACTTTTTTGGGATAGAATTCGTCAATACCGCCCTCTCCAATTTTGCATTAGCGATTGCTTATTTGTTGATGGCATTGACGTTACCATTCATTTCTTCCTATGCCGATGCAAATGGCAAGAAAAAGCAAATCATGAAATTATTTACCGTGATTGGCGCTATTGCCTGTATGGGATTATTCTTCTTTAAGTTAGAAACATTAGAAATAGGCATTATCTGCTTTGTGATAGCTGCTATGGGCTATATTGGGGGCGTTCTTTTTAACAATTCGTATCTCCCACTTATCGCAACCGTCGATCAGCAAGATAAAGTCAGTGCACAGGGTTTTTCATATGGTTATGTTGGCTGTGTTACCCTACAGATTTTATGCTTTATAATTGTATTGAAACCCGAATGGTTTGGTATATCCGATCCATCTCTACCCGCAAGGATATCATTTTTAATGGTTGGTCTTTGGTGGTTAGGATTTTCTCTTATTCCTTTTAAGTATCTTCCCAATATTCCAGCAACAAGTAAAGGATTGGGATTGTCTTTATTGGGAAAAGTAAAGTCTGAGATCCTATCGGTATGGGGACATATTCAGCATATAGCAGAGATAAAAAAGTTTTTACCAGCCTATTTTTTTTACAGTATAGGGGTTCAAACTCTGATGATCGTAGCATCAGCTTTTGGAGAAAAGATATTACACTTGGGAGCTACGAAATTGATCGGTACGATTCTGCTCATTCAACTGGTTGCGATTGCGGGGGCCTATCTGATGTCAGCACTGTCCGCGCGGATTGGCAATATTAAAGTATTGATGTTGGTGGTCGTTATCTGGATTGGAATCTGCGTTTCGGCATATTTTCTAAAAACCGAGTTGCAATTTTACATATTAGCGGCCTTAGTTGGATTGGTAATGGGAGGTATTCAATCACTTTCGAGATCGACATTTTCAAAATTGATTCCTGAAGATATACAAGACACCACCGCTTTTTTCTCGTTTTACGATGTAACAGAGAAATTAGCAATTGTAGTGGGGTTATTCTCATTTGCGTTGATCGAACAAATCACGCATAACATCAGATATTCGGCATTATCCTTATCTTTATTTTTTGTAATTGGATTGTTACTGTTAATGCGTCTATTGAGGTACAATAAATCCTAA
- a CDS encoding (Fe-S)-binding protein, whose protein sequence is MKVELFVPCFIDQLYPETAFNTIRLLEKAGCEVSYNAAQTCCGQPAYNAGFWDDAKVVGQKFLKDFSAEHYIVSPSASCTGMVKYSYNDLFKSSIEQSHCKAIQRNIFEISDFLVNVAKKDYFGAELEGIAVYHDACSALRECKIKDEPRHLLSKVLGLEMVEVKDSEVCCGFGGTFSVKFEGISSAMAEQKVQNALDMNADYIISTDASCLLQLQAYIDQHRLPIKTIHLVDVLTTGWGNI, encoded by the coding sequence ATGAAAGTTGAACTTTTTGTTCCTTGTTTTATCGATCAATTGTATCCGGAAACGGCTTTTAATACCATACGATTGTTAGAGAAAGCAGGATGTGAAGTTTCTTATAACGCAGCGCAAACTTGTTGTGGACAACCTGCTTACAATGCCGGTTTCTGGGATGACGCAAAAGTCGTAGGTCAGAAATTTTTAAAAGATTTTAGTGCCGAACATTATATTGTATCACCCTCAGCATCTTGCACAGGGATGGTCAAATACAGCTATAATGATTTATTTAAGAGCTCCATCGAGCAGTCACATTGTAAAGCAATACAACGAAATATATTTGAAATTTCCGACTTTTTGGTGAATGTAGCTAAGAAAGATTATTTTGGAGCAGAATTAGAAGGAATTGCTGTTTACCATGATGCTTGTTCTGCATTGCGAGAATGTAAAATAAAAGATGAACCCAGACATCTGTTGAGCAAAGTGCTCGGCTTGGAAATGGTCGAAGTAAAAGATAGTGAAGTTTGTTGTGGATTTGGGGGAACTTTTTCGGTTAAATTTGAAGGAATATCATCAGCAATGGCAGAGCAGAAAGTGCAAAATGCCCTGGATATGAATGCCGATTATATTATTTCGACGGATGCCTCTTGTTTACTTCAATTGCAAGCTTATATCGATCAACATAGATTACCAATCAAGACCATTCATCTTGTCGATGTTTTAACAACTGGTTGGGGAAATATTTAA
- a CDS encoding sugar phosphate isomerase/epimerase family protein codes for MNSRRDFLKNLGLTAAGVALMPSLDLFAAPKNWFDISLAEWSLHQTLFKGDLKNIDFPELAAKKFGIYGVEYVNAFFKDKAQDMTYLKDLNNRAKDNGVRNVLIMIDGEGNLGDEDPAKRKQAVENHYKWIDAANFLGCHAVRVNAAGKGTPEEVKKAVVESLSTLADYGKKGKISVIVENHGGISSHGDWLADTLKTVGKKNCGSLPDLGNFYEYDRYQGVTDLMPYAKGVSAKTHDFDAEGNETQIDYTRMLKIVKEAKFKGYIGIEYEGSKLSEVDGIIASKKLLERLRPTI; via the coding sequence ATGAATTCAAGAAGAGATTTTTTGAAAAACTTAGGATTGACAGCTGCAGGAGTAGCTTTAATGCCAAGCCTAGATTTGTTTGCTGCGCCAAAGAATTGGTTTGATATTTCATTAGCAGAATGGTCATTGCACCAAACATTATTTAAAGGTGATTTGAAAAATATCGACTTCCCTGAGTTAGCAGCTAAAAAGTTCGGAATTTATGGAGTTGAATATGTCAATGCTTTCTTTAAAGATAAAGCACAGGACATGACCTATTTGAAAGACTTAAACAACCGCGCCAAAGACAATGGGGTACGCAACGTGCTTATCATGATTGATGGTGAAGGTAATTTAGGAGACGAAGATCCAGCGAAACGTAAACAAGCTGTTGAAAACCATTATAAATGGATTGATGCAGCTAATTTCTTAGGTTGTCATGCCGTACGTGTAAACGCTGCAGGTAAAGGAACACCAGAAGAAGTGAAAAAGGCAGTTGTAGAAAGTTTATCAACGTTAGCGGATTATGGTAAAAAAGGAAAAATTAGCGTTATCGTTGAAAATCATGGTGGTATTTCATCACACGGTGATTGGTTAGCAGATACGCTAAAGACTGTTGGTAAAAAGAATTGTGGAAGTTTACCTGATTTAGGAAACTTCTATGAGTATGACCGTTATCAAGGGGTTACTGATTTAATGCCGTATGCAAAAGGTGTGAGTGCAAAAACACACGATTTTGATGCAGAGGGTAATGAAACTCAAATTGATTACACACGTATGCTTAAAATCGTTAAAGAAGCTAAGTTTAAAGGTTACATCGGTATCGAATACGAAGGAAGTAAACTGAGTGAAGTAGATGGTATTATCGCATCCAAAAAATTATTAGAGCGTTTGCGCCCTACAATTTAA
- a CDS encoding peptide MFS transporter produces MSQLKDEALASHLQELQIENILVKGHPAGLFVLFFTEMWERFSYYGMRALLTIFLISEITNGGWGWTNAEAMKLYGLYTGFVFFTPLIGGVIADRLTGYKKAILIGAFIMTMGHLAMALEGLHANFFFLGLILMILGNGLFKPNIASMVGKLYPDSSSKKDAGYTIFYMGINGGAFLGMMLCGYIGEKVGWHFGFGLAGIFMFLGMLQFYFAQKIFGIIGDSPHVGEEMKVVEATNPNESKTPSHVTRDRLLVIGIFMFASIIFHLAFEQAGGSMTIFAKNYTQRMLEGQNAIIFKWVDAALTIFPILVVSTVLFALAKKIWSKYPFIVICSALSFLIIWILCGWKLFREYHALSSEITVSWFPMLNSFFIITLATSFSRIWEKVWNPSGPIKLALGLAIVGLSFAVLSYGSLTIPQGAKTASVSMIWLVLAYFLQTVGELCLSPVGLSYVSKLSPKKVIGLLFGLWYCGNAIANFIGGFIGSYIDDITATHSMSYFFGMFTVVSFIFALVLVACNTGIKKMMHGIH; encoded by the coding sequence ATGAGTCAGTTAAAAGATGAGGCACTTGCTTCACATTTGCAGGAATTACAAATAGAAAATATTTTAGTCAAGGGACACCCTGCAGGACTATTCGTACTGTTTTTTACCGAGATGTGGGAGCGATTCAGCTACTACGGCATGCGTGCTTTATTGACGATTTTTTTAATCAGTGAGATTACAAATGGAGGGTGGGGGTGGACCAATGCGGAAGCCATGAAATTGTATGGCCTCTATACCGGATTTGTATTTTTCACTCCGCTTATTGGAGGAGTGATAGCAGATCGCTTGACGGGGTATAAAAAAGCAATATTAATAGGGGCTTTTATTATGACGATGGGCCATTTAGCGATGGCATTAGAAGGATTACATGCCAATTTTTTCTTCCTTGGTTTGATTTTGATGATTTTAGGAAATGGACTGTTCAAACCCAATATTGCATCCATGGTAGGTAAGTTATATCCTGATTCCAGTAGTAAGAAGGATGCGGGTTATACTATTTTCTATATGGGTATTAACGGTGGAGCATTTTTAGGAATGATGCTTTGTGGTTATATCGGAGAGAAGGTAGGCTGGCACTTTGGATTCGGTCTGGCGGGTATATTTATGTTTCTAGGCATGTTGCAATTTTATTTTGCTCAAAAAATATTTGGCATCATAGGTGATTCACCTCATGTTGGCGAAGAGATGAAGGTAGTAGAGGCGACTAACCCAAATGAATCAAAAACACCTTCACATGTGACGCGAGACCGTCTCCTAGTCATCGGTATATTTATGTTTGCAAGTATTATCTTCCATTTGGCTTTTGAACAAGCAGGAGGTTCGATGACTATTTTCGCGAAAAATTATACGCAACGGATGCTGGAGGGGCAGAACGCAATAATCTTTAAATGGGTAGATGCAGCATTGACCATATTTCCCATCCTTGTTGTTTCGACTGTTTTATTTGCTTTAGCCAAGAAAATATGGTCCAAGTACCCCTTTATTGTTATTTGTTCAGCTTTATCATTTCTGATCATTTGGATTCTTTGCGGGTGGAAATTATTTCGCGAATACCATGCTTTAAGTTCTGAAATCACAGTCTCCTGGTTTCCTATGTTGAATTCTTTTTTCATCATCACATTAGCCACTTCTTTTAGTCGCATTTGGGAAAAGGTATGGAACCCATCGGGCCCAATTAAATTAGCCTTAGGCCTGGCTATTGTCGGTTTAAGCTTTGCTGTCCTATCTTACGGCAGTTTAACTATTCCACAAGGAGCTAAAACAGCTTCAGTAAGCATGATCTGGCTCGTATTGGCCTATTTCCTACAAACTGTTGGTGAGCTATGCTTATCACCTGTAGGCCTATCTTATGTAAGTAAACTATCTCCTAAAAAAGTGATAGGTCTTTTATTCGGACTCTGGTACTGTGGAAATGCAATTGCCAATTTTATAGGAGGTTTTATAGGTTCTTACATAGATGATATAACGGCTACACATTCTATGTCTTATTTCTTTGGGATGTTTACGGTTGTTTCTTTTATATTTGCCCTAGTTTTGGTTGCATGTAATACTGGTATCAAGAAAATGATGCACGGAATTCATTAA
- a CDS encoding peptide MFS transporter, whose protein sequence is MYQERDEALVIHLKKQGVDDKMVIGHPAGLFVLFFTEMWERFSYYGMRALLTLFLISSLADNGWGWSNEEAMKLYGLYTGLVYLTPLIGGMIADKLTGFKKAILIGALIMTMGHLSMAFEGINPNFFYIGLGLMILGNGMFKPNISSMVGNLYPDASVKKDAGYTIFYMGINAGSFLGMLLCGYIGEKVGWHFGFGLAGVFMFFGMLQFYFAQRIFGVIGESPKATKAFHDEKIKNHEEEAEEVIPANVVRDRLIVIAVLMIASIVFFLAFEQAGGSMSIFAKDYTQRVLSGSAATTFKWIDTILTIAPMVIVSIVLYALAKKIYKLYPLTIIFTAISFAVIWCLGLWKVFREFGATETEVAASWFQILNAFFIISLANSFSKFWEKVWNPSGPVKFALGLVMVGIGFAALAYGASEVPQGAKTATVSMLWLVIAYFFHSTGELCLSPVGLSYVSKLSPKKLLGLLFGFWFCASAIANFIGGYLGSYIDRITAEHSMSYFFMIFAIVPAATALILLILNPKLKKMMHGIN, encoded by the coding sequence ATGTATCAAGAAAGAGATGAAGCTCTTGTTATCCATTTGAAAAAACAAGGTGTGGACGATAAGATGGTAATTGGACATCCTGCGGGATTATTTGTCCTATTTTTTACCGAAATGTGGGAACGGTTTAGTTATTACGGCATGCGTGCCTTATTAACATTGTTCTTAATCAGTTCCCTTGCTGACAACGGATGGGGTTGGAGTAATGAAGAGGCCATGAAGTTATATGGTCTTTATACTGGATTGGTATACCTGACACCATTGATCGGTGGAATGATTGCCGATAAATTGACAGGATTCAAAAAAGCCATTCTCATAGGTGCTTTAATCATGACAATGGGTCATTTATCAATGGCCTTTGAAGGAATAAATCCAAATTTCTTTTATATCGGCCTTGGTTTAATGATTCTTGGTAATGGAATGTTCAAACCTAATATTTCCTCCATGGTTGGTAATCTTTATCCAGATGCCAGCGTTAAGAAAGATGCAGGCTACACCATATTCTATATGGGAATCAATGCAGGTTCATTCTTAGGCATGTTATTATGTGGTTACATCGGGGAGAAAGTTGGCTGGCACTTTGGTTTTGGATTAGCAGGTGTATTCATGTTCTTTGGTATGTTACAGTTTTACTTTGCGCAACGGATTTTTGGCGTTATCGGGGAATCTCCAAAAGCAACCAAAGCTTTCCATGACGAGAAAATAAAAAATCATGAGGAAGAAGCAGAAGAGGTGATTCCTGCAAATGTTGTTAGAGATCGTTTGATCGTTATCGCTGTTTTGATGATTGCTAGTATTGTATTCTTTTTAGCATTTGAACAAGCAGGTGGATCGATGTCTATTTTTGCCAAAGATTATACACAACGTGTACTTTCAGGAAGTGCAGCAACAACTTTTAAATGGATCGATACCATTTTGACAATTGCACCTATGGTGATTGTGAGTATTGTTTTATATGCCTTGGCAAAAAAGATCTATAAGCTATATCCTTTAACGATCATCTTTACAGCAATATCATTTGCTGTGATTTGGTGCTTGGGCCTATGGAAAGTCTTTAGAGAGTTTGGAGCAACGGAAACCGAAGTAGCGGCTTCTTGGTTTCAAATCTTAAATGCCTTTTTTATTATCTCATTAGCAAACTCCTTCAGTAAATTCTGGGAAAAAGTATGGAACCCATCAGGACCAGTGAAATTTGCCCTTGGACTTGTTATGGTTGGTATTGGTTTTGCAGCTTTAGCCTATGGAGCTAGTGAGGTCCCACAGGGAGCTAAGACAGCTACTGTGAGTATGCTTTGGTTAGTTATTGCTTACTTCTTTCACTCTACTGGCGAACTTTGTTTATCACCAGTTGGATTGTCTTACGTGAGCAAATTATCACCTAAGAAATTGTTAGGATTATTATTCGGATTTTGGTTCTGTGCATCAGCAATTGCCAATTTTATTGGAGGTTACTTAGGCTCATATATTGATCGAATTACTGCAGAACACTCTATGTCTTATTTCTTTATGATTTTTGCCATTGTTCCAGCAGCAACTGCTTTAATATTACTTATTCTAAATCCTAAATTGAAGAAAATGATGCACGGGATTAATTAA
- a CDS encoding peptide MFS transporter, with translation MSQASKASFSGGTNTDFYKSNVLGQRSGLFVLFFTEMWERFSFYGMRVLLIQFLTAAVIKGGWAWSAEQAGALYGTYAMMLYLTPILGGIIADKYIGSRKAVIIGSIIMTIGHAAMAFDTQVMFFIGLACLVIGTGFFKPNMPSILGEMYKDLPEKKDGAYTIFYMGVNAGAFFGMMLCGYIAETQGWHWGFGLAGIFMLLGTLQFVFAKPLMGNLGVLDTSKELSNEEQLLADSDKRNPFTSLDYILISIVSIIGFLYAFNDPLSKNGIIDMFSALDLPFLRGQYLMIIVALILFIYLIASRIGRYDKIVRDRMIAVVFLAFFLIFFFMSFEQGATSLVIVARDYIDRSLTGTALATFNIINALLTIVPLALISWVLLKLAKATWNKIALSNIILILCFVLIWGAAIWMLKNEFSKEASEITVSWFSTLNSFFIIALASTVSKLWESKYNPSAAMKYGYGLILVAIGFLVIGLGSWGIGEGVKISMIFLILTYLFHTLGELFISPVGLSYVSKLVPARMLAFMFGIWYLAIAIAQKVAAVLGGQVETIQQEYSLSHFFFLFTAIPAAAGLLVMVFNPIIKKLMHGVK, from the coding sequence ATGAGTCAAGCATCTAAGGCTTCATTTTCAGGAGGGACGAATACGGATTTTTATAAATCAAATGTTTTAGGACAGCGGTCGGGGTTATTTGTATTATTTTTCACCGAAATGTGGGAACGTTTTTCGTTCTATGGTATGCGGGTACTATTGATCCAATTTCTAACAGCTGCGGTCATAAAAGGAGGATGGGCATGGAGTGCAGAACAGGCAGGTGCATTATATGGTACTTACGCGATGATGCTTTATTTGACGCCGATATTAGGTGGAATTATTGCTGATAAATATATTGGATCTCGAAAAGCAGTCATTATCGGGTCGATTATCATGACAATAGGACACGCTGCGATGGCATTTGATACCCAGGTTATGTTCTTTATAGGCTTAGCTTGTCTTGTTATCGGAACAGGTTTCTTCAAACCGAATATGCCTTCTATTTTAGGAGAAATGTACAAAGACTTACCAGAAAAGAAAGACGGTGCTTACACGATTTTTTATATGGGAGTCAATGCTGGTGCATTCTTTGGTATGATGCTTTGTGGTTATATCGCAGAAACGCAAGGCTGGCATTGGGGTTTTGGACTAGCAGGTATTTTTATGCTTTTAGGCACATTACAGTTTGTATTTGCTAAGCCTCTGATGGGTAATTTAGGAGTCCTAGATACCTCAAAAGAATTGAGCAACGAAGAGCAGTTACTAGCAGATTCTGACAAGAGAAACCCTTTTACTTCCCTTGATTATATTTTAATTTCCATCGTTTCAATTATCGGTTTTCTATATGCTTTCAATGATCCATTATCTAAAAATGGAATTATAGATATGTTCAGTGCATTGGATCTGCCATTTTTAAGAGGGCAGTACCTCATGATCATTGTGGCGTTAATTCTTTTCATCTATCTGATTGCTTCCCGTATCGGACGCTATGATAAAATAGTGAGAGATCGAATGATTGCTGTGGTCTTCTTAGCGTTCTTTTTGATATTTTTCTTTATGAGTTTTGAACAAGGTGCTACATCTTTAGTCATTGTTGCTCGCGACTATATTGATCGGAGTTTAACAGGAACCGCTTTAGCGACATTCAATATTATCAATGCTTTGTTGACAATCGTACCTTTAGCATTGATCTCATGGGTTTTGCTCAAGTTAGCCAAAGCAACATGGAACAAGATTGCTTTATCAAATATCATTTTGATTCTTTGTTTTGTGTTAATATGGGGTGCAGCTATCTGGATGTTGAAAAACGAATTCTCTAAAGAAGCATCAGAAATAACAGTTTCTTGGTTCTCTACCTTAAATTCATTCTTTATCATTGCGCTGGCTTCTACTGTTTCTAAGTTGTGGGAATCTAAATACAACCCATCTGCTGCGATGAAGTACGGTTATGGTTTAATTTTAGTTGCCATAGGATTCTTGGTAATCGGTTTAGGTTCTTGGGGAATAGGAGAGGGAGTTAAGATTTCCATGATTTTTTTAATACTAACTTATTTATTCCATACATTGGGCGAGCTGTTCATTTCGCCTGTAGGTCTTTCCTATGTGTCGAAATTGGTTCCAGCACGTATGTTAGCCTTTATGTTTGGAATTTGGTATTTAGCGATTGCCATCGCACAGAAAGTGGCCGCCGTATTAGGGGGGCAAGTAGAGACGATCCAACAGGAATATTCGTTGAGCCATTTCTTCTTTTTGTTCACAGCAATTCCAGCTGCCGCAGGTCTATTAGTAATGGTATTCAATCCCATTATTAAAAAATTAATGCACGGCGTTAAATAA